One genomic window of Meles meles chromosome 3, mMelMel3.1 paternal haplotype, whole genome shotgun sequence includes the following:
- the LOC123939015 gene encoding olfactory receptor 2M2 has protein sequence MAWANQTFISDFILLGIFNHSPTHIFLFSLVLGTFIVAFMGNTSMILLINLDTQLHTPMYFLLSQLSLMDLMLICTTVPKMAFNYLSGSKSISVAGCATQIFFYISLLGCECFLLAVMAYDRYIAICHPLRYPSLMSPKICGLMTASSWILGSTDGVIDAVATFSFSYCGSREIAHFFCDFPSLLIISCNDTSTFEEVLFYCCIIMIVFPVAIIIASYTRVILAVIHMGSGEGRQKAFATCSSHLMVVGMYYGAALFMYMRPTSDHSPTVSVFYTILTPMLNPLIYSLRNKEVARAFMKVVGKGKSGQ, from the coding sequence ATGGCATGGGCTAATCAGACTTTCATCTCTGATTTCATCCTTCTGGGAATCTTCAATCACAGTCCTActcacattttcctcttctctttggtCTTGGGCACCTTCATAGTGGCCTTCATGGGAAACACTTCTATGATTCTCCTCATCAACCTGGACACCCAGCTCCACACTCCCATGTACTTCCTCCTTAGCCAACTGTCCCTCATGGACCTCATGCTCATCTGCACGACTGTACCCAAGATGGCCTTCAACTACTTGTCTGGCAGCAAGTCCATTTCTGTGGCAGGTTGTGCCACACAAATTTTCTTCTATATATCACTACTTGGCTGTGAATGTTTCCTGTTGGCAGTCATGGCTTATGACCGCTATATTGCCATTTGCCACCCTCTAAGATACCCCAGTCTTATGAGTCCCAAAATTTGTGGTCTTATGACTGCATCTTCCTGGATCCTGGGCTCTACTGATGGTGTAATTGATGCTGTAGCTACATTTTCCTTCTCCTATTGTGGGTCCCGGGAAATAGCCCACTTCTTCTGTGATTTTCCATCCCTGCTAATCATCTCATGCAATGACACATCAACATTTGAAGAAGTTCTTTTCTACTGCTGTATAATAATGATTGTTTTCCCTGTAGCAATCATCATTGCTTCCTACACTCGTGTTATTCTGGCTGTCATTCACATGGGGTCTGGAGAGGGTCGCCAAAAAGCTTTTGCCACCTGTTCCTCTCATCTCATGGTGGTGGGAATGTACTATGGAGCAGCTTTATTCATGTACATGAGGCCCACTTCAGATCATTCCCCCACGGTGTCTGTCTTTTATACCATCCTTACTCCCATGCTGAATCCCCTCATCTATAGCCTCCGCAACAAGGAAGTGGCAAGAGCATTCATGAAGGTAGTGGGGAAGGGCAAGTCTGGACAATAA